The region GTTTTAAAACCGAATTCCGTCGACACCAATCTCCTGGCTGCAACACCATCAAAACCTATTTTGCAATCGTTTGAAGCACGAAGCAGAGAGGACAAAAAACGCATTGTGGATGGTGCTTTAAATATGGCTCGCGGTAATGTGGACTATCTGATTGGCCGGAGAGATGAATTTAACGGAAGAGACGAATTCATACAGCGTCATCGTTTAGAATGGCATCGTAAACTCACCTTGTCGGTAGCCTGCATTATTCTCTTTTTCATTGGTGCTCCGCTGGGTGCAATTATTCGCAAAGGCGGACTTGGCGCTCCCATTGTGGCTTCTACTTTGTTATTCATTTTGTATTATATCATCTCCATCACAGGTGAAAAAATGGCCAAATCGGGCGTTATTGATCCATTTTGGGGAATGTGGATCAGTTCGATCATTTTATTTCCGGTCGGATTTTTCCTCACGTATAAGTCGAACCGCGACTCTACGCTTTTCGATTTGGATTTTTACCTGCGGATTTTGGGTCTCAAGCGCCTAAAAAAACCTAAATTTGCAGCCAATGAAAATTCTTCAACTCTGCAATAAACCTCCTATTCCCGCGGTTGATGGTGGCTGTATAGCAATGAACACCATTACCCAGGGTTTGTTAAAGGCAGGTCACGAAGTGAAGATTTTGACCATCGAAACGCAAAAACATCCTGCACTTTACCAGGAGATGCCGGAAGCGTATAAAACAAAAACCCGTATTGAAAGTGTGTTTATTGATACGAGTGTAAATCTCGTTGATGCATTTTCGGCATTGGTGACTTCCGATTCCTACAATGTAAGCCGCTTTTTCTCTCCCGATTACGATCGCAGGCTGGTCCAGATTTTAAGTGAAGAGCAATTTGACATTATTCATCTGGAAAGTCTGTTCATGACCCCCTATATCGCAACGATTCGTCGCCATTCCAAAGCCCCTATTGTACTACGCTCTCACAATCTCGAATACATCATTTGGGAACGCATGGCCGAAGTTTCGAGGAATCAGGCGAAAAAAGCGTATTTAAAATTACTGGCGCGTCAGTTAAAAAAATACGAGATGCAGGTGATCAACACGGTGGATGGTATTGCTGCCATCAGTGGAGAAGATGCAAAAAAGTATCATCAGCAGAAATGTAAAAAACCAATCATCAATCTGGCCTTTGGAATCAATCTTTCGGGTTACAAGCCGGTTGAACTACAACGTGAACAAACAACGGTATTTCATATCGGGTCGATGGACTGGACACCCAATATTGAAGGAATCGATTGGTTTTTAAAAATGGTTTGGCCCATTGTACAAAAGAAAAATCCGCAATTAAAACTACATCTCGCCGGAAGAAAGATGCCATCTCATTTAAATCAATATTCCGACCAGAATGTGGTTATTGACGGTGAAGTAAGCGATGCAAAAGAATTCATCAATCAACATTGTGTAATGGTGGTGCCTCTGCTTACGGCCGGTGGAATGCGGGTAAAAATTATTGAAGCCATGGCCATGAAAAAAGCCATCGTTTCAACCCGAATCGGTGCAGAAGGAATCGACTATGAGAAAGGAAAACATTTGCTCATTGCGGATGAACCCGAACAATTTGCCGATGCCATTTTATCGGTAACGTCGCAACCGGAATGTTGCAAAGAATTAGGAACAAGTGCACGAAGACTTGTGGAAGAGCATTACGACAATGAAGTGCTCACGGAAAAGTTAATCGGCTTTTATCATACCCTGTTAAAGAAATGAAACTATTCGTGATTCTTTCGCGGGTTCCATGGCCATTGGAAAAAGGAGACAAACTCCGCGCCTGGTATCAATTGAAAGAATTATCGAAAAAGCATGAGATTTGTTTGGTCTGCATCAGCGATTCTCCCATTGATACGGAAGCCAGAAAACAGCTTGAAAAATTTTGTAAGGAGGTTCACATTTTCCGGATGCACAAAGCAGGCATGTTTTTCCGTTTGTTGCTTGGTTTGTTTTCCAAATTACCTTTTCAGGTGTTGTATTTCCACCAAAAAAGCATTCACCGTAAAACGGAACGAATCATTGCACGGTTTAAACCGGATCATATTTTTTGTCAACTCATCCGCTGTTCGGAATACGTAAAAAATATTCATCATATTCCGAAGACACTCGATTACATGGATTCTTTTTCCAAGGGTGTTGAACGCCGTATTCCCCTGGCCGGATTTTTTGCGCGTCCCTTTTTCAAATCAGAAACACGCCGCTTGGTGGAATATGAAAATCTGATTTTCGATTATTTCGAACATAAGTGCATCATCACGTTACAGGACCGCCAAAATATTTACCATCCCGATCAGGAACAAATTGCCATTATTCCCAATGGAGTTGATTTCGATTTTTTCCATCCGATTGAACGTGAGAAAAAATTTGATCTGGTCTTTAACGGAAACATGAACTATCCGCCCAATGTGGATTGCGTAAAATATATTGCAGAAGAAATTTTACCTCTTGCTAAATTAAAAGGCAGGGAACTTCAGTTTTTAATTTCCGGAGCATCTCCGTCGCCGGAGGTGTTGGCATTGGCCAAATTACCCGGTGTAAAGGTGAGTGGTTGGGTGGACGACCAACGGGAATCCTATGCATCAGCTAAAGTGTTTATTGCTCCTTTTCGCATTGGAACCGGATTGCAAAACAAGTTACTTGAAGCCATGGCCATGGAAATTCCCTGCATTACTTCACGATTGGCCAATAACGCGTTAAAAGCAGAAAAGGACAGCATGATTTTAGTGGCAGATCAACCGGAGGAATTGGTGAATTCGATTTTTTATTTGCTTGATCATCCAGAGATTTCAGCACAAATGGCAAGCCGGGGCGCTGCCTATATCCGCGAAACCTATAATTGGTCCTCCTCCACCTCCCGATTAGAGCAATTAATGCTTAGCTAATTCATTCTTTTCGTTGTAAATTTGCATTCCAAAACGACCGCGAAGATGGAATACAAATTAAATACGATCGAAGAAGCCATTGAGGACATCCGCAATGGTAAGGTGATTATTGTGGTGGACGATGAAGATCGTGAGAATGAAGGAGACTTCTTAACCGCGGCACGTAATGTGACTCCGGAAATCATCAATTTTATGGCTACGCACGGAAGAGGATTAATCTGTGCGCCATTGGTAGAAACACGTTGTGATGAACTGGGCTTGACCTTAATGGTTCAACAAAACAGTGCTACCTATGAAACGCCATTTACAGTTTCGGTGGATCTGATCGGGCATGGAACTTCTACCGGAATTTCTGCATCGGATCGTGCAAAAACAATTAAAGCCTTAATCAATCCGGAAACGCGTCCCGATGAATTGGGTAAACCCGGACATATTTTCCCTCTGCGCGCAAAAAAAGAAGGCGTATTACGCAGGGCGGGTCACACCGAAGCCGCCACCGATCTTGCGCGTTTAGCAGGCTTTGAACCGGCGGGTGTGATTGTTGAAATTATGAATGAAGACGGCAGCATGGCCCGTTTACCGGAATTGATGGTGATCGCTCAAAAATTCGATTTAAAAATCGTTTCCATTGAAGATTTAATCGCCTATCGTCTGAAAAAAGAATCCTTAATTGAACGTCAGATTGTTGTTGATTTACCCACTGAATTAGGTCATTTTAAACTCTACTCCTACACCCAAACCACCAATGGAATGGATCATCTTGCATTGGTAAAAGGCGAATGGGAAAAAGATGAACCCATTTTGGTTCGTGTTCACTCCAGTTGCATGACCGGCGACATTTTCGGAAGCTGCCGCTGCGATTGTGGTCCCCAATTACACAAAGCCATGGAGATGATCGAAAAAGAAGGCAAGGGCGTGATTTTATACATGAATCAGGAAGGCCGCGGTATTGGATTACTCAATAAACTAAAAGCCTACAAACTGCAGGAAGAAGGGTTGGATACTGTGGAAGCGAACCTGAAGCTTGGATTTAAAATGGATGAGCGCGACTATGGTGTGGGAGCTCAGATTTTACGTGATTTAGGGGTGACAAAAATGCGTTTGATGAGTAACAACCCGAAAAAACGAACCGGGATGATTTCATACGGCCTGGAAGTTGTGGAAAACGTTGCTATTGAGATCAATGCGAATCCGCATAACGCCGCCTATCTCAAAACCAAAAAAGAGAAAATGGGTCATTCACTGAACCAGGATCAGTTAAAATAACTTAATTTTTGGGCACTGTTTTTGATTTGATTATATTGCACTAACTCTAAAATTAAAAAGTCATGAAAAAGATTATCGTTGCTGTTGCGCTTTTCGCATTCGTTGGAACTTCTACTGCTTATACTTATGCTGCTGTAAACGGAACTAAAACCGAGAAAGTTGATAAAGATAAAGACAAGAAGAAGAAAGAAAGTAAAGACAAAAAAGCTTGTTGTTCTAAAGAAGGAGCTAATGCTTCAACTTCCGGAACTGCTACAGGAAAAAGCTGTTGCAGCAAAGGTAGTTCAACTACCGGTTCTTCCTGCCATGGAAAAACTGAAGAGAAAAAAGAAGAAAAGAAATAATTATTCGATTTTCATAGAAAGCCCTCACCCACCGGTGGGGGTTTTTCATTTAGAGCAGTTCCTTTAATTGGATCAGGGAATGGATTTCGTGATTCGCCTTTACCTGATGTTCTTTTTGAACGGGATTAAATAAAATGGTAAACAAACCCATCTCCCCTGCTCCACGAATATCAATATCAGGTTCATCTCCAATCATCACCGAGTGATGTGGCATTGCATTGGAGATTCCCATGGCATATTTAAAAATATCAGGATGCGGTTTGCGCACACCGGCCATTTCGGAAGTGATTACGCCCTTAAAAAAAGTATTGATTTTCGTATTTCTCATTTTACGTCCCTGAATTTCTTCAAAGCCGTTGGTGATAATGTACATGGGATATTTAGCTGCTAAATATTCGAGGACCTCATGCGCATGGGGAAAAAGATTGGTTTTTTCGGGCGACAATTCCACATATCCATCAGCAAACTTTTCGTGCATGGCAGGATCTTCTACGCCATAGGCAGAAAGTGCTTCACGAAATCTTCCGATTCGCAGTTCTGCTTTCTCCATTTCTCCTTTACGATAGGCTTCCCAATAGAGGTGATTTATTTTTTTGTAGTCGGCAATAAATTGAAGGGTATTTCCAATGACGGATTCCAGTCCGTGAATACGAATTAAATCCTGCAATGCTTCGGAGGAATTTTTTTCAAAATCCCAAATGGTGTGGTCGAGATCAAAAAAAATGGTTTTTACCTGATCTCTCATCCAAATAAAGTATTGATGAGTTTCATGACCTGATCATTCAGGAACGTGAGAATAAAGGCCCATCCAATGGTGGAAATAAAAAGTGCCGTAAGTGTTTTTATTTTATTGGGAAAAAATCGTGCGGCCAGAATTGATCCAATGGGAATAGAAATGATGCAAGGTGTTACAATGGCGATGCCGATGATTCCAAAACGGTTTTTAATGCGTACTACTTTTCGTTTAAAAGGGGTAAATACTTTACGCACCACCACAATTCCTGCTTCGCGTTTTTGCTGGTCCTTTTTCTTACGCCGGTTTTGCGACCAACTGATAATAGAATCTGCTCCCAGGTAAAAAAAGGAGACACCGAATAATCCGCTTACCGCAACAAGTATTACGGTTTCCCAGGTAGTGAATCCTGCCCCCAATGCAGCGGATGGCGCAAATAGAAATTTGGTTGCTCCAAGGAAAAATACAGTTATGAGTCCGATCCAGTTCAATCCCTACAACTTTACACCAAACGCTAAATCACCTGCATCTCCAAGTCCGGGAACAATATATGCCTGCGCCGTTAATTCCTCATCAATGGCTCCTATCCATATCGTTGTATTGTGCGGCATATTTTTCTTTACATAAGCCACACCTTCTGCGCTTCCGATTACGGAAACCACGTGAACGTGACGAGGCGTTCCGTTTTTAAGCATGGATTTATAAGCAGCAACCATCGATCGTCCGGTGGCCAGCATCGGATCGCAAAGAATCAGATCTTTTCCCTCCAATGAAGGAGAAGCCAAATACTCGAGATGAATATCGAAGGTGTCGTCGTTATGATGTTGACGGTACGCTGAGATAAACGCATTTTCTGCCCGGTCGAAATAATTCAGCATGCCGATATGCAGTGGTAATCCCGCACGGAGAATGGTAGCTAAAACCGGCTGCTGAGCGATGAGATGGCAATTGGCCGTACCGAGTGGGGTCTCCACTTCGCGGGGTTCAAAATGCAATGTTTTAGAAACCTCATAAGCTAAAACCTCACCGATGCGTTCCATATTCCTTCTGAAACGTAAAGGATCTTTTTGAATATGCACATCGCGGAGTTCTGCGATAAAGGTTGAAAATACAGAGTTGATTAAAGCAAGATTATGTACGGGTATCATTTTAAAATAAAATCAGTGTGCGACAACAATTCCTATGGTTTGTTTTAAAATTTCGATGGTGTGTTCAATTTCTTCTTTGGTGGTGTATTTAGAAAATGAAAAGCGGATATTACTTCGTGTAGGATCTACCCCCAATGCACCCAATACATGCGATCCTTTGTTGCTTCCCGAACTACAAGCCGATCCGCCGGATGCCGCAATACCTGCAATATCGAGCGAAAACAACATCATATCCGATTTTTCATTGGGCGGGAACGACACATTCAACACCGTGTAGAGCGAACTTCCTTCTGCATCGCCATTAAACTGAACGCCGGGAATCTCTGCCTTTAAACGTTCGATCATGAATCGTTTTAAACCCGAAATATGATCCATGTGTTCCTGCATTTCGGAATGTGCAATTTCAAAGGCCTTACCTAATCCAACAATCCCGTATAAATTTTCGGTACCACCGCGGTGACCACGCTCTTGTGCGCCTCCGTGTACAAATGGTTCCAGTTTTAATCCTTCGCGGCGGAATAAAAATCCCACGCCTTTTGGACCGTGAAATTTATGCGCTCCACAAGCTAAAAAATCGACAGGAATCACTTTGGTATCGATGGGATAATGGCCCATGGTTTGAACCGTATCGGAATGAAAAAGCGCCTGGTATTGTTTACACATTTCAGCCACCTTTTTAATCGGCAATAAATTCCCGATTTCATTATTGGCATGCATCAGTGAAACCAATTTTTTTTCCTCATCCGCAGCTAATACCTGTTCCAATTGTTCTAAATCGAGGTGACCATTACCTTTCACGTTTAACCAGGTTACCTTCACTCCATACGCTTTTTCTGCCTCCTCAATGGAGTGCAAAACCGCATGGTGTTCCAATGGCGATGAAATAATATGCTTTACCCCAAGATCTCTGCAGGAACATAAAATCGCCGTATTATCAGCTTCTGTTCCTCCACTGGTAAAAATGATTTCACCGGGTGATGCATTTAAGAGCGCAGCAATCGATTTTCTGGCCGCTTCAATGGCCGATCTTGTTTTTCTGCCGAAGGAATGCGTTGAAGAAGGATTTCCAAAATCTTCCTTCATCAATGGCAACATGGCCTCCAACACCAATGGATCCATCGCTGTGGTAGCGGCATTGTCCAGATAAATCTTTTTCATAATGTAAAAATAAGGAAATTAAACCGATAGAAAAGGGAAAATCGGGGATTTCGATGACCGCTGGGATTTTAACTATCTTGTGCGGGTCATGACTGTTTTTAGGTATCACATCTATTGCATGTTCCTGCTTTTAGTGGGCGGATTTTCTGCATGCGACCAACAGTCGACCCCTACCACCGCAGGATCTTCCAACCCTAAGCCGGATTTAATAAATCAGGAATTCTCTGCCGATCCGGATGTGAACCCAGCTGAACGTTTGGTGGACAGTCTGATTGACAGCAATCATGATTCCATTTTGCTCCAGCTGTGTTATGGAACGTATTACCATCACCAGGGTGATTATTATTTAAGTTTCAGTAATCCGGAGGGTCCCGATGATTCTGCATTTTGTTATGTTGAGGAACGGTTGAAAATGGGAAAAGCTGAAGTGGTATTTATACGAACCGCTTTTAATCCGAGTCAGATTACAAGTCCCCGTTTCTTCGAAGAATCTGCTTTCATATTGCTCCCTCAGGGTAAAAAATGGAAAATATGCGATGCCTATCTGCACAAATCCATCGATAATCATGATGAAATTTCAGTGATTGTAAAGGAAGATTCCATTCAATTTTTAAAACGACTTATCAGCGGAAATTATTCGCCGGGTTTCTATTATGAATCAGCAGAAATTAGTGTGATTGATCATTTAAAATTTAAAGCCGCCAAATTGGTTCTTTCTCTCAAAAACAACAATTACGCTACTGAACAATGCATGTATGCCACAGAAAATTCCGAATGCAGTTGCGTTAGCGACAGCGGTGCATTTTCGTATCGCTATAGGCAGGATTTAAATGCGTTGTGGATCGACTACAGTTCAGTGAATGAGTTTGCATCGGATTGTGCACATCCCGAGCGCAAAGAAGTTTACAGGCAAAAACAAATTACAGCGATGAATGGCGATACCCTTGTAGAGTGTTTTTACGAGAAAAAAGGTCCGGCCATGACGGACCATGAGGTGGATTCCATTCCCTATTCCACCCTTAAGTCCATCTTTTTGAAGCGATAAGTCTGAACAGGGGGATTAATTCTTTGTTATCCTCTTTTCTTTTGGCCTTCGGGTCTTATATTTGGGGACATTTTTCGATTATGAGCACAGTTGAACATAAAAAACAAGATCTGGAATTCAATAAGAACGAGGACCAGATGAAACTTTTGATTTCTCAAATGAATCGTCGCCTTGATGTTATTCACGAAGGTGGCGGTGCAAAGCGTATTGAGAAACTGCATAAGGAAGGTAAACTCTCTGCTCGTGAGCGCCTGGATTATTTGTTTGATGAGGATAGTCCACGTTTAGAAATCGGAGCATTTGCGGGTTATGAAATGTATGAAGAACACGGTGGTTGTCCCGCCGGTGGTGTGGTGGTGATGATGGGATATGTTTCCGGAAAGCAATGTATTGCCGTTGCCAATGATGCCACCGTTAAAGCCGGTGCATGGTTTCCGATTACTGGCAAGAAAAATTTACGCGCACAGGAAATCGCTATCGAGAACCGTTTACCCATTATTTACCTGGTTGACTCTGCAGGTGTGTATTTGCCTATGCAGGACGAAATTTTTCCGGACAAAGAACATTTTGGTCGCATTTTCCGCAATAATGCCATTATGAGCTCCATGGGTATTCTTCAGATTGCTGCAGTAATGGGATCTTGCGTTGCGGGTGGTGCTTATTTACCTATCATGAGCGATGAGGCTATGATTGTAGATAAAACCGGAAGTATTTTTCTGGCCGGATCGTATTTGGTAAAGGCAGCAATAG is a window of Flavobacteriales bacterium DNA encoding:
- a CDS encoding glycosyltransferase family 4 protein is translated as MKILQLCNKPPIPAVDGGCIAMNTITQGLLKAGHEVKILTIETQKHPALYQEMPEAYKTKTRIESVFIDTSVNLVDAFSALVTSDSYNVSRFFSPDYDRRLVQILSEEQFDIIHLESLFMTPYIATIRRHSKAPIVLRSHNLEYIIWERMAEVSRNQAKKAYLKLLARQLKKYEMQVINTVDGIAAISGEDAKKYHQQKCKKPIINLAFGINLSGYKPVELQREQTTVFHIGSMDWTPNIEGIDWFLKMVWPIVQKKNPQLKLHLAGRKMPSHLNQYSDQNVVIDGEVSDAKEFINQHCVMVVPLLTAGGMRVKIIEAMAMKKAIVSTRIGAEGIDYEKGKHLLIADEPEQFADAILSVTSQPECCKELGTSARRLVEEHYDNEVLTEKLIGFYHTLLKK
- a CDS encoding glycosyltransferase, whose amino-acid sequence is MKLFVILSRVPWPLEKGDKLRAWYQLKELSKKHEICLVCISDSPIDTEARKQLEKFCKEVHIFRMHKAGMFFRLLLGLFSKLPFQVLYFHQKSIHRKTERIIARFKPDHIFCQLIRCSEYVKNIHHIPKTLDYMDSFSKGVERRIPLAGFFARPFFKSETRRLVEYENLIFDYFEHKCIITLQDRQNIYHPDQEQIAIIPNGVDFDFFHPIEREKKFDLVFNGNMNYPPNVDCVKYIAEEILPLAKLKGRELQFLISGASPSPEVLALAKLPGVKVSGWVDDQRESYASAKVFIAPFRIGTGLQNKLLEAMAMEIPCITSRLANNALKAEKDSMILVADQPEELVNSIFYLLDHPEISAQMASRGAAYIRETYNWSSSTSRLEQLMLS
- a CDS encoding bifunctional 3,4-dihydroxy-2-butanone-4-phosphate synthase/GTP cyclohydrolase II; translated protein: MEYKLNTIEEAIEDIRNGKVIIVVDDEDRENEGDFLTAARNVTPEIINFMATHGRGLICAPLVETRCDELGLTLMVQQNSATYETPFTVSVDLIGHGTSTGISASDRAKTIKALINPETRPDELGKPGHIFPLRAKKEGVLRRAGHTEAATDLARLAGFEPAGVIVEIMNEDGSMARLPELMVIAQKFDLKIVSIEDLIAYRLKKESLIERQIVVDLPTELGHFKLYSYTQTTNGMDHLALVKGEWEKDEPILVRVHSSCMTGDIFGSCRCDCGPQLHKAMEMIEKEGKGVILYMNQEGRGIGLLNKLKAYKLQEEGLDTVEANLKLGFKMDERDYGVGAQILRDLGVTKMRLMSNNPKKRTGMISYGLEVVENVAIEINANPHNAAYLKTKKEKMGHSLNQDQLK
- a CDS encoding YjjG family noncanonical pyrimidine nucleotidase, whose protein sequence is MRDQVKTIFFDLDHTIWDFEKNSSEALQDLIRIHGLESVIGNTLQFIADYKKINHLYWEAYRKGEMEKAELRIGRFREALSAYGVEDPAMHEKFADGYVELSPEKTNLFPHAHEVLEYLAAKYPMYIITNGFEEIQGRKMRNTKINTFFKGVITSEMAGVRKPHPDIFKYAMGISNAMPHHSVMIGDEPDIDIRGAGEMGLFTILFNPVQKEHQVKANHEIHSLIQLKELL
- the upp gene encoding uracil phosphoribosyltransferase; its protein translation is MPVHNLALINSVFSTFIAELRDVHIQKDPLRFRRNMERIGEVLAYEVSKTLHFEPREVETPLGTANCHLIAQQPVLATILRAGLPLHIGMLNYFDRAENAFISAYRQHHNDDTFDIHLEYLASPSLEGKDLILCDPMLATGRSMVAAYKSMLKNGTPRHVHVVSVIGSAEGVAYVKKNMPHNTTIWIGAIDEELTAQAYIVPGLGDAGDLAFGVKL
- a CDS encoding cysteine desulfurase — translated: MKKIYLDNAATTAMDPLVLEAMLPLMKEDFGNPSSTHSFGRKTRSAIEAARKSIAALLNASPGEIIFTSGGTEADNTAILCSCRDLGVKHIISSPLEHHAVLHSIEEAEKAYGVKVTWLNVKGNGHLDLEQLEQVLAADEEKKLVSLMHANNEIGNLLPIKKVAEMCKQYQALFHSDTVQTMGHYPIDTKVIPVDFLACGAHKFHGPKGVGFLFRREGLKLEPFVHGGAQERGHRGGTENLYGIVGLGKAFEIAHSEMQEHMDHISGLKRFMIERLKAEIPGVQFNGDAEGSSLYTVLNVSFPPNEKSDMMLFSLDIAGIAASGGSACSSGSNKGSHVLGALGVDPTRSNIRFSFSKYTTKEEIEHTIEILKQTIGIVVAH